In Setaria italica strain Yugu1 chromosome IX, Setaria_italica_v2.0, whole genome shotgun sequence, the genomic stretch GAACAATATCAAAATAGTCTTGGACTGAAGCACACCCTTGACACCAATACTCCAGCCACAAAACAGGAAGATCACGCCTTCTCTATCAAACTTCTCCCTGCTCCGTCTTCAAATTCCAAGCACGAGCAATGAAACCTGCTCCTCGCTGCCTCTTCTAAATCAAAGCAATAATTGTTTTTCTTCTACAAATCATTAGCGCCAAGCACCAGAGCAGGCCCAGCATGCCATGCTTCTCGCTGCCGCGTGGAGCTGCGGTGGCTGAGAATTGGCATATAGATGCACGAAACTCCCTCACCCTCCCCAAATCCAACACCTGCCACCAGTCGGCGACAGTTGTGGTGTTGGAGCTGACGTGGCGCGACAGCGTGGCGTGCCACGTAGGACAAGGGACAAGATTGAACCCAAACGAAAAGTTTGAGGACTGAAACGACCACTTTAGTAGTTCAGAGACGAAATTGAGCTTTGGCCCATAGTTGAGGGATGAAGGTGGCTATTTTGCcgaacagaaaagaaaaaatgagcTGACGTCAGCAGATGCAAAACATCAAGGGGTCTAAGAAAATGAGATGAGACTGTGCAATCAATCGTAAGTAGTTTCGCAATACAAGTTTAAGGCCCTACTTTACTTTTAAACCAGACGTTGCGTGAGGAACCAACTGTGAAGTTGCATTCTTCACTCGTACATTCAGATGAATTCAGTGTTTCAAAAAGCAGTGGTAGGCAGGTTGGAAGAATGAAATTTATAGGCAAATTATATGCCTACAAAGATGTACATGAATACCTGCCAGCTGCAGCGAGTAGAAATACCTAATTTGACTAGGAAGATGTGCATGTATATCTGCAGGCTAGCAACGCCCTTCAGCTGTGCCAAACATCATGAGTAACATCTGGAGAAAACAAACAATGTAAATGTAGTGGATTTACTCTCTATTGCCTTTGTGGAGACTATGGTAAGTTTAGCTGTCAATCACTTTGCTAATGTTATTAATTTCAATCAGTCCATGGGGTAAGTACCTGTACCTGACGAATTTGTTCACATCAGAACGTGCTGCATTTGCCTGTGTTTTTAACACCCAGAGTACGATTATCTGTTTTGCCTGTGTTTCTTCTCCACCCACGGCTGACAGCTCGCTGTTCCTTGCCGTGCATCTCATCGTGTCGTTGAGTTAGCACGTGGCCTGTTTGTTCGTGGTCGGGCGTCGCAGGGCGGGCGCGCTTCGTTCGCAAACTGGACTGGCCATGACCTCCCGTCCGATGGCTCCGCCGTCGACTAGGACACGGTGCTTGTGTGATTTCACAACACGCCGGACCTGGCGATGACAGAATACAACGCGCTACTTGTGCAGTTGTGCGGTTAAGAGGTCACGGCTCGTGACGCGCGACCCGTGGATGCGCCTGTGGCAGCCGCAACGTAACGGCTGTCGGTGAGCCCCGGGCCGCGTCGCGCCGCGGCGGCAACACACGCTATTGCGCTTACCATGTCCTGACACCCCCCACAGGTGCACTCtgcttgcaacttgcaagacGAAACGAAGGCGCTTCCCGCGTGCGGGCGGCGGACAACTCGCCGGGAGCCCGGGACGGTCGATAAATCGAACACCGACCACCCCGGCCGGTCACCTATCCCCCGCTTGCGGTAGGTAGCGACAGGGGGCGGAGCTTGACCAGAATAAACGAAAGGGAGGTGCGGCACCTTCACAGCATTCGTAGACATTCAATTTATTTAACATGATGAGAATTTAGACGTGACAAGGAACTATGAATTTTTACCAGTTGCGGAGACCCCTTGGTCGTGGTCGGTAACTCTTCAGTAATTCTCGGCGATGGCGCATCGACGCGTCGTGGAAGGGAAGGCCCACGCGTGGCCACGTACAGCCTGTACAGGTGTTCCGCACTGCCCGCATCCGCCTGCCTCGGCCGGCCTCGCGCGCGGCACACGGCCGCGGGCGCGATATCGGCGTCGCGGGTGGTCTCGTGCCGGGGCAACCAACCACGCCGCGCTCGTGCGCCCTGCTTACTCGGCAAGTCAtgcgaggagccgaggaggtaGCAGTTGCCAGTTGCATCCGAAGTGAGCAGCAGAGCCGCAGGACACAGGTAACCTGTGCAAGGATGAGCGCACGCGGCCACGCGCTGCCTGAGTACCTGTAAGCGGTGCAGCCCTAATATTCGTGTTGATCTTCAGACTGCAAATCGCATACAGATGCCTAGCGTCAGATTCGTCGAGCAGATCAGGACCAGTAAGGTCTTATGGTAATTACGGACGCATGTGAGGACCGACCGACCAGGGAGGAGGAACATTGGGAGCGAATCTCTGAAAGGTAACTGTAAACAATCTCTTCGGTCCAAGTCTCCTCCTTAAATCCTCGCACGATGACTAGTAGATCGTACTGATAGTAGACTTAATACCGCACGCAAGGAACTGAAATGAGCTCGGATCTTGAGCCGAGAGTGGCACCGACAGCATGTGCCACACACATGACCTCTGGCGGTGCTCACGAGGAGCACCCTGCTTTGCTGGACAGCCATCGATTACATACTTGCACTGCATTCCGAGTTTCCTGACTGCCCTTGGTGGTTaggaaataaaaaaggaaaaggcaagACTCATAATCAAGAATGGAGTAAGGAATCGGACAAAAGATAACACAAGACAGTGCCCCGATTTCTGAAGAAAAAGCAGCTTGAGTCTTCTGCCTTAAGCTCAAGCCAGTACAAGCGCAATGTCATTTCGGTTGGGTGGTAACGCAGAGAATCTGTCTCACCGACTGAGACCTGGTGATGATTTGCCTGGCCGTTCAACACGGATCAACAAGAACTCCTACTTCAGCAAACCGATtcagggtgttaaagtttagcacccgtcacatcggatgcttgatactaattaggagtattaaacataggttaattataaaactaattgcacagatggagtctaattcgccagatgaatctattaagcctaattagtccatgattttacaatgtggtgctacagtaaccatttgctaatgatggattaattaggtttaatagattcgtctcgcgaattagactccatctgtgcaattagtttttgtaattaactcatacttaatcctcctaattagcatccgaacatccgatgtgacactgttaaagtttaaagTTTAGTCTCTAGTATCAAACAACCCTGAACCTTATCAGTATAAGATGACCAAGCGTAGAAATTTCATCACCTCCTGTTGTCATCTAGCGTATCGGTCAGATCTTCCTACAAGTTACGGATAAAGCAGCGGTCGCGGCCCACGTTCGTGCGCTGAGAATTCCCACAAAAGAAGGCACTTGCCACAAGAAAAAAAGCAGCGGCGCATAGACGAGTTCAGCCCCCAGATCCGAGTCAGCACATGGGGATCTACCGAGAGAAGAAATTCTTGCAAGTTTGCAATGAACAAGTTATCCTACTGGCCAAGGCCAATCCATCACTGGGGAGGTGGTGTCGCTTTGCACTGCGTGGAAGAACAATCAGCGGCGGCAACTGGCAGGCAGCTTTGTGCTGTGCTCCAGGATATGCTGCCGGCCGAAGCAAAATGCGGCGGGGCTACAAGCCTAGAACTGATCTCAACGTCATGAACAGTGAGACTGAGACAGGTGTCAGGTCCGGCCATCCTATCCGGGTCAGTATCCCTCATCCGCATCCTGCACCACACGCCTTCCCACCGAATCTTTTGCGCTATCCGTCTAGCCCCAGCCTAATCAGGTCCGTCAAGTTGATTCGATGCACTGATGGCAGCCTTGTATCTGCATTGATCGTGGCATAGAGTACGATGCTTCTACTGCACCGCaccaagctttttttttttgtactgCGGTTAGTTTGATGATGCGAAACTGTTTGCAGCACCGTCATGGTTTGATCATGGAAGGAAGAAAATTTTCGCCTCATCGCGTCACCGACGCCTTAGCTAGGTTAGGTAGTTCGATCTTGTTACCACAAGTCTTGGAAGGAAGAAAGTTTTCGTTTCATCGCGTCACCGACGCCTAGATAGGCAGTTCGATCCTGTGATCCAACTTGCTGATCTTAACAAGATTACGCCGGAATTGACAGGCACCCTACCCTCCAGAAAAACAATTTCAGAATGGATCCTCTCCTCCTTGCACAACCCTGCCTGGCCACCTGATCCGCTTGCCCAGACGAAGTGTATATGCGACCTACCATCAATTCAGTTTGCAGTGTTCATCACTTCACCCGATCATCCCAACCAGAGGCGCGTACCACCGACAGATAACCGAATCGATATTTTGCATCGATTCTTATGATTGAACCAAAATTTTAATCAAAGTCTTCCAAACTTCCGAGTCAGTGACCCATCCGAAGAACACTGCAGTTATGAATTATGATCAAATTGAACACCAGCCAGATGAACGACCCAGCTGGCAAAATCTTGAAGCACTGAAAGATTAAGAAAACGGGATGAATGATTGCTTGGAGGAACTTATCCATCAATCAAGCGGAGAACAATGCGGCATCAGCCAGCGTACCAAACTCTCAAGGTTTTAAAAAGGACACCCCAATCGAGTTCGAGTGGCCCGTTCGCACGCATTAATCAATGCGAAATCTTTGCTTCCCTGGCCCAATAATTAGGGCCTTATCCGAACAGATACGCCTCCTTGTCTTGCTAATCGCGCACACGCACACCCCTCCTGGCGTTCGCATCGTCCGCGTCGGCGGCGAAcccttggtggtggtggtggtggtgggtgggtCGCCGTCCGCCGTCAGCAAGTTACGCGGTGCGGTCGAGCCATCGAGGATCCTGTCAGCTGGGGTCTGCGCGCTGGGATGGCGGTGACACGTAAGGAAGGCGCTCAAGACACGTGGGTGCGGCCGATTGATTGACCGCGAGGCTGGGCTTGCCCCACGTGGCGGTTCGACCCTGCGGTGCCGGCCGTTGGTATCCACAAAATTATCCAGACCAAGGCAAGACTAATCAACGGAACACTGTGCGGGGCTCATCTGATTAGTTCCTGCTTCGGTTTTGGCCACATGTAATTGTGCTTGGACGACtgtctacatttttttttttgaaagggagAACTGCATTAGAAGGTAAAACTGTACATCCCTGCCATTTTGCAGGAAACACCCCGGTACATATGAAAATCACGCGCACACCCGGCGATGCCTCCGTTGCTGTCTCCATGGCCGGCAATCCAAGTAGAACGCCGGAGCGCAGCCGTATCCAgtttcccccctctctctccggCGCTGGCGAGGCCACCAGAGACGAGGGGAAACAGTGGAATCGCCGCCGGAGCCGAAGAAATTGCCTGTCGCCGCCTCATTTTACTGTAGCAAGGACAAAATAAGTCGAGAGGGAAGCGACGGTCTGCAAAGTTTTGTGCACCATAATAAGTGGATTGTTGTCtagttgtcaactacaaagtttgtGTAGAGATTTCCTTTGCTACGAAGTTCAATTAAAATAGAAATAAGCGCAATGGTTAGTGATCATTTTTTgatgtaaataaaaaaatattgaatctttcaataaaaaatattgaatcttTTGAAAGCATACTGGATGATAATCAGGTATCGTAGAGTTTGATGCAAGCTTAGATATTCTACCGTCAACTTCTTAATTTTACTTCTTTCCATCACAACCATTCATGTATAACTTAGAGCATTCGCTATTCTTGACAAGGCTATACGATTTAGAGTGTGGTCAAAATTAAATGTCTTATCGAATTATTACGTCCATCAATTGTGATAGATAGAGCTTCAGAAAAATTATGCACTTAGAGATgttatatttttaaaagaattctTCATCGTACTTATACATAATTTGCGACTTCATATGAAtgacatatataaatatataaataggTAAGAGCTAAGAGGCAGGATGTTCTCCCCATAAAAACCGATCGTTAACGCTCGAAATAAACCACATCCACCCTAGAAACAGCAAAGCAAAACCATCTAGAAGCAAACCCATTCGGCGACTCGGTGGCACCAGCAGGCAGAGAACCGCCCCTATCCGCCAAATACAATCTTCTCGGAGGCCCTTTGTCGTAAAGCGACCAAAGCAAATATAGATATCCCGATATCCCGAGGAAATGTCCGGAAACCCCACCTCTGCACCGAGGCGAAGCTCCATAGAAAACGACGCCGCCCGAGCGGCCACAGCGCAGCCCGCCGCCTCAAAACCTCAGACACAAGCTGCTCCGTTCCCTCCACATTAATCCTCCCCCCACgccctccctccttcctcttccccaTCGGTCTCGCCGCCATTCCccctggcctgctgctgctgctgttcccCAAATCCAACCCTTCGGTTCCACCGCCCGCCCGAGCTCCCGATCCGGCCTTCCGCGCCGTCGCGGTCGCCTTGCGCGCAGCAAGGAGCAAGCCATGGACGAGGTCcctgcggccgccggcgtcctcgaCTTCCGACCCGGTTCTTCTCCCCCAGGCGACTCCACcgctccccgccgcgccgcggagtGCTCACCTGACACCGGTAAGGTCCTCCTCTTCCGCCGCAACGGCTTCCCGCTCGACGCTGTTCTCTGGCTTTGCGCGGTTGGTGGTGAATGGAACGCCCAACCCGTGCCGTGGTCGGTAAACGGAAGACCAATAATCCCCGCTGCCGTGGCGGTTGAACGGAATAGCAACCGCCGTCTGTTTGACTGCTCGCTGATGATTTTTGCTGCTAACTTTTGTTTACTTCTTCGTTTCATGATTCGATTTGGCTTGGTCTGCTCTGGGTGCAGGCTGTGCAGAGGAGGCGCCGGGTGTTCCGGGTTTCGAAGACAAAGGCGCCGTTGCAGCGGAGTTGACGGGGTCAAATTCGACCGGTTCCGGGAGCCAGGCTGTGAGTGGTGATACGTCCGGAGGCCCTGCCGTCGGTGATGCCGAAGACGTGGAGGTTTTGTGCTCAGAGAATGGCGCCGAGCTCGAATTGGCGGAACCTGGTGTTTTGGATGTCAGATTAGGGGATCCAGTGGTGGGACGCCATGGCCGGAAGTCGGATGGTACTGGTTTTGGCTCTGATGAAGCTGGTGAAGTGGATGGGATTTCACTGGTTGAGGTGTCCCCATCAGATGCCAGTTCAAGTTTTGATGGCACTAGGTCGATTGGTGGTTACTCTCTCGTGGAGGGGTCTGTGCCTGAGGCCAGTGGCGCCCAAGGATGTGAACAAGAGGTGCAGGAAGTACCCACAGGGACCCCTATGGCTGTGGGGTTCCCCAATGGGAATTTGAGTTCTGGACTTGTAGTTCGGCCGAATGATGCTGTGGATGGTAGAAATGGCCTTGCCGGAGGGGAATTGGAATTGCCTGTTGATGGTGATGATGCCCAGGAGTCCACAGAGATGGCTGGTATCTTGTGCAATGAAAGAGTGGAGGGAATAGAGACGAATTTTGGGGAACGTGAGGCCTCAAATGGTTCTACTGTGTGTGACGGAGTGGACAGGATGGAGATGAGTTTGGATGACTCTGAGGCTTCGGACGGCTCAACCACACAGGATTCTGATACTGACGTCGAGACAGAGTCGAGTGGTTCTAGTATAGAGGAACAAGATGCAGGATACGGAGCCCATATCCCTCAATTGGTATGTGTTTCTAGCAAACTCCTGTAGGAACTAGGTGCTACTTGTCAACGTTGCTATATTTCCTAGGACTTTGTTGATGCTTTTCCTTTGTAGTTCCATTAGCACTTCATCTGAAGTGTTAATTTTGATTTGCCAAGTTCCTGGCATGGAATCATAAAAGCTAGCTATAGAGTTAAGCTACTATGGGTAGAAATTCTTCTCTCAAGATAGTTGAATTCTTAATAAAGTGTATTGGTCATTTATCTTTCCCGTGATGCATTTTTAAAATTTATCTATGAGTCAGCACCTCATCTATGACGAGGATTGAGGAGCAATGAGTTGCAGACTTGCCGTGCATTCAATGTGCATCCTATTTTCTTATGCAATTCACTTATGTCACAGCATTCTGTTTTTGTGAGGATCTGTTTTAATCCAGTACTCTGCTCATTTATAGAGATTCTGGATCAGTTATAGTCGGTAGCTgatttatctttctttttttataagGCTATATATGTCCTAGTAAGGGACCACTTTTATACTTACTTTCTTGAGAGTTGGGACAACGCATATAGTGAAGTGAGACACTGGGATTGGCATCCATTGTGACCTGGATGCATCCATGCACAATTATAATCTGGTGGCATGTGCTTATTTCAAAATGGGTTACCTTTCCGGAAAAATGTAGATGGTTCTTTAAACCTGGCTTGTGCTGTTGTATTAATATACTCATCGGAGGACAGAGACGGTCGAAATTCTGAGGTTAGTGAATGATGTGTATGTCTCTTCTTTTCCCTTGTAGGATCAAGCAATCTGCAAGGTGAACAGAGAAAACAACACGTCAGGAGTGAAGAACTCTGAGAggtattatttttctttattactTTAAGTAATAAGTAGTTTTACAACATAAGCTGTCGTATAGCTTTGGTTTGTTTTCACACATAACTTTGATGATGTTTTCACACATTCCTTGGTGAATTGTGGAAAATTAAAAGATTTAAGCATATCATTTCAATGTTCAATTTGTCACAGGATGACTTCAGTATCGGAATCAACACTTGTGCTGGCTTCAGGTGCAGCAATGTTACCACATCCTTCAAAGGTACTGCATCCAGGATTAAATTATTTGGGATGATTTTTGTATTTAATTTGCATGTGCTTCTTTATTCCAAGACAAAACAAAAGATACTAGGTTGCCATGCTGATAATAGTGCAGTCACTGTTTTTAAACAAAAAAGGATGCTGCACATGGCTTTCTTTTGCTTCTGGCTCATTTCTTGCTCTTTGAATATTTCTCTTGATTTCATACCTGTTAAATTTTCCAGGTATCGACAGGTGGTGAAGATGCATATTTTATAGCTAGTGACGGCTGGTTCGGCGTGGCAGATGGAGTTGGTCAGTGGTCATTTGAaggtaaacaattttttttttctccactgTGGTTCTGTGCTCAAGTCCATCCCCAGCATGTGAATTTTCACTCCATGCCTTGTTTCTTAAGTTGTACCATACTTGCTTTTGAGAAGTGATTCTTTACTGGCATAGGGGCATTCATTACCATTCCCAGATGCTGAACATAAGTCTGTGCCCTTTTCTTTCACACTGGGTGTATTTACGGTTAAAAGCTGGTCACTTGGCATCAACAGTAATTTGGAACCGCACGAGGGCAAGGGAAATGAGAAACATGTTTGTTGACTATAGTGAATGCTTTAAATCTTAATGAGTATTGCCTTACAATCGTGTGAATAATATTCCATGTCTAATATTAAGACTTTTTGAGATTGCTCTTAATGGGATGCGGAATGTTTGCATAACAATTAAAATTAAGATTTGGGGATCTAAACATCATGCGGTAAGTTCAGGACAATGCACTGCAACAGACTCACCTGGTTGCAATTACTGGAGCAAGGATGAAATGTTCATGACGTAAGCATGGGATGTCCATGATCAAAGGTGATAGGGACGAGATACTGACTATAAACCTAAATGATGATAGTTACATTCCTTCTGTTCCTATCAAATGTTTCAAGACACTAGAAATAAGTGACATGGGTACTGTAGTATAGTAAGATGCCAAATTGACAAATCTATAGCAGTTGGCAGTTGAATTTTGTTATTGCTTGAGAGTTATGGGTAAAGTTGACATCCAATCTGCCGGTAACTAAGCCGAATGCGGGTTAGGTCAATGACAAATAGGTTGTGCTAGATAAACATTGTATTACCAGTTGCCACACAAACTGGACAAAATCATGGGAGGTAAACATGGCAACAGGACCAAATGCAACTTTATCTGTTCTCCAGtttaaaaaatgaaatgaagTTCTGTAGTCAGATTGGAAACTAAAGGAACTTTACAAGCCTAGACCTGAATACAATTTAGCCTGGCATTaactaaaagaaaaaagattgcATGCAGGCACTAAGGTATTTTGTATAGACACCTATTGCTTGTCGTATTTCATATATGTACTGGACACGTTCCAAAGGAGCACCCGGTCGTTAGAGTCCATGTGTGTTGTTGGTGCCTCTGAATGAAATCCAATGATCATTTCTACCAATTGTGTTCCTTATCTTTAGGTCCATTAGTTCGAAGCACctatgaatttgatttttcatctCATAATGTGTGACACTTATAATTGTTGATGGAATTTTCATCTCAGGGATCAATGCTGGACTTTATGCGAGAGAACTTATGGATGGTTGCAAAAAGATTGTAATAGAGACTCAAGGAGCTCCAGGGATGAGAACTGAGGAAGTTCTTGCAAAGGCTGCAGATGAAGCACGGTCCCCTGGTTCTTCCACTGTTTTAGTTGCTCACTTTGATGGACAGGTATGTTCTTTGGTTGAGCTTAAGACTCAGGCCCCCTATTTTTTCATATCTACTGATGGTTGATTCTATACGTAGTGTTCTCAGAACTACTTGGTGTTCATGAACTCATTGATATCGCAGGTCCTTCATGCATCGAATATTGGAGATTCTGGCTTCCTTGTGATAAGGAATGGAGAGGTCTACAAAAAATCAAACCCGATGACTTATGGTTTCAATTTCCCGTTGCAAATTGAAAAGGGTGATGACCCTTTAAAACTTGTACAGGTGCCCTTCCACACTCTGCTGATATTGATTTCCTATTGtaagctttatcagaattttgTACTTAGGCTGTTCTTAACTTGCAGAAATACACGATCGATCTGGGAGAAGGTGATGTCATTGTAACAGCAACAGATGGTCTCTTCGACAATGTCTACGAGGAAGA encodes the following:
- the LOC101774865 gene encoding probable protein phosphatase 2C BIPP2C1 yields the protein MDEVPAAAGVLDFRPGSSPPGDSTAPRRAAECSPDTGCAEEAPGVPGFEDKGAVAAELTGSNSTGSGSQAVSGDTSGGPAVGDAEDVEVLCSENGAELELAEPGVLDVRLGDPVVGRHGRKSDGTGFGSDEAGEVDGISLVEVSPSDASSSFDGTRSIGGYSLVEGSVPEASGAQGCEQEVQEVPTGTPMAVGFPNGNLSSGLVVRPNDAVDGRNGLAGGELELPVDGDDAQESTEMAGILCNERVEGIETNFGEREASNGSTVCDGVDRMEMSLDDSEASDGSTTQDSDTDVETESSGSSIEEQDAGYGAHIPQLDQAICKVNRENNTSGVKNSERMTSVSESTLVLASGAAMLPHPSKVSTGGEDAYFIASDGWFGVADGVGQWSFEGINAGLYARELMDGCKKIVIETQGAPGMRTEEVLAKAADEARSPGSSTVLVAHFDGQVLHASNIGDSGFLVIRNGEVYKKSNPMTYGFNFPLQIEKGDDPLKLVQKYTIDLGEGDVIVTATDGLFDNVYEEEVAGIVAKSLQADLKPTEIAEILVARAKEVGRCGFGSSPFSDAALAAGYLGYSGGKLDDVTVVVSIVRKSEV